Proteins from a genomic interval of Helicobacter pylori Shi112:
- a CDS encoding helix-turn-helix domain-containing protein — protein MNYILKQPMKFGYTQISNEICEDERVSDIAIAIYAYIKKHATTFKLCIEDIAKRFNRNTKTIYKYLNELKDLGYIEFERERKKDGTFSKFFRFIMGNFSKKQAQKSAKKDAIHKENISVWINPQKQASNADDTEAQSMSTYFPSFTLKRKNKNKHENIRSSENFSTKKFDEKQQVFSNDRDLKDSVKDSSLKSSNISNFSLFDRFSAFFSSILGNLDTKHLNQYERLAFEEFLNYRSEKHKLSYSTKKALLHQCEALKAQGYDLVACINQSIRRNYNEIYEVMHFEKPSCQSKAKGEEVMDQFEYNDCYNGFIFGR, from the coding sequence ATGAACTACATCCTAAAACAACCAATGAAATTTGGTTATACGCAAATCTCTAATGAAATTTGCGAGGACGAACGAGTCTCTGACATAGCGATAGCGATCTATGCTTATATCAAAAAGCACGCAACCACTTTTAAGCTCTGCATTGAAGACATAGCCAAACGATTCAATAGGAACACAAAAACGATTTACAAGTACCTAAACGAATTAAAAGATTTAGGTTATATTGAATTTGAAAGAGAGCGAAAAAAAGACGGCACATTTTCTAAATTTTTTAGATTTATCATGGGAAATTTTTCTAAAAAACAAGCTCAAAAATCAGCCAAAAAAGACGCTATCCACAAGGAAAATATTTCCGTCTGGATAAACCCGCAAAAACAAGCCTCTAACGCCGATGATACCGAAGCTCAATCCATGAGTACTTATTTTCCATCGTTTACATTAAAAAGAAAAAATAAAAATAAACATGAAAATATACGCTCAAGTGAAAATTTTTCAACGAAAAAATTTGATGAAAAACAACAAGTCTTCTCAAACGATCGAGATCTAAAAGATTCCGTCAAAGATTCTTCTCTTAAAAGCTCAAATATTTCTAATTTTAGTTTATTTGATCGTTTTAGCGCTTTTTTTAGCTCTATTTTAGGAAATTTAGACACGAAACACTTGAACCAATACGAAAGGTTAGCTTTTGAAGAATTTTTGAATTATCGCAGCGAGAAGCACAAATTAAGCTATAGCACTAAAAAAGCGCTTTTGCACCAATGCGAAGCCTTGAAAGCGCAAGGATACGATTTAGTGGCTTGTATCAACCAATCCATACGCCGAAACTATAATGAAATCTATGAGGTCATGCATTTTGAAAAGCCAAGTTGCCAAAGCAAAGCCAAAGGCGAAGAAGTCATGGATCAGTTTGAATACAACGATTGCTATAACGGCTTTATTTTTGGTAGGTGA
- the metK gene encoding methionine adenosyltransferase: MKDSFLFTSESVTEGHPDKMADQISDAVLDYIIERDQKAKVACETLVSNGFCMITGELKTSVYAPMQEIAREVVKKIGYTDALYGFDYRSAAVLNGIGEQSPDINQGVDREDGEIGAGDQGLMFGYACKETETLMPLPIHLAHQLTFALAQKRKDNTLPFLRPDGKSQVSVRYENNKPVSIDTIVVSTQHSPEVSQKHLKEAVIEEIVYKVLPKEYLHDNIKFFVNPTGKFVIGGPQGDAGLTGRKIIVDTYGGSCPHGGGAFSGKDPSKVDRSAAYAARYVAKNLVASGVCDKATVQLAYAIGVIEPVSVYVNTHNTSKHSSAELEKCVRSVFKLTPKGIIESLDLLRPIYSLTSAYGHFGRELEEFTWEKTNKTEEIQAFFKR, translated from the coding sequence ATGAAAGATAGTTTTCTTTTCACTTCTGAATCAGTAACCGAGGGGCATCCTGATAAAATGGCTGATCAAATCAGCGATGCGGTTTTAGATTACATTATTGAGCGCGATCAAAAAGCCAAAGTCGCATGCGAGACTTTAGTTTCTAACGGGTTTTGCATGATCACTGGCGAGTTAAAAACTTCTGTTTATGCCCCTATGCAAGAGATTGCAAGAGAAGTGGTTAAAAAGATTGGTTATACAGACGCTCTTTATGGCTTTGATTATAGAAGCGCGGCGGTTTTAAATGGCATTGGCGAGCAAAGCCCTGATATTAATCAAGGCGTGGATAGAGAAGATGGCGAGATTGGGGCGGGGGATCAAGGGCTTATGTTTGGTTATGCGTGCAAGGAGACTGAAACGCTCATGCCCTTACCCATTCATTTAGCGCACCAGCTCACTTTCGCTCTGGCTCAAAAAAGAAAAGACAACACTCTGCCTTTTTTAAGGCCTGATGGCAAGTCTCAAGTGAGCGTGCGTTATGAAAACAACAAGCCTGTAAGCATTGATACGATTGTCGTTTCCACCCAACATTCCCCAGAAGTTTCGCAAAAACATTTAAAAGAAGCCGTGATTGAAGAGATCGTGTATAAGGTTTTACCCAAAGAATATTTGCATGACAATATCAAGTTTTTTGTCAATCCTACAGGAAAATTCGTTATTGGTGGGCCGCAAGGCGATGCGGGCTTGACGGGCAGAAAAATCATCGTGGATACTTATGGGGGGAGTTGCCCGCATGGGGGGGGAGCGTTTAGCGGGAAAGACCCTAGTAAAGTGGATAGGAGCGCGGCTTATGCGGCCCGCTATGTGGCTAAAAATTTGGTAGCGAGTGGGGTTTGCGATAAAGCGACCGTGCAGCTTGCTTATGCGATTGGGGTGATAGAGCCGGTGTCTGTTTATGTGAATACGCATAACACGAGCAAGCATTCAAGTGCGGAGTTGGAAAAATGCGTGAGATCGGTTTTCAAACTCACACCAAAAGGCATTATTGAAAGCTTGGATCTGTTAAGGCCCATTTATTCGCTCACTTCAGCTTATGGGCATTTTGGGCGAGAATTAGAGGAATTCACTTGGGAAAAAACCAACAAAACCGAAGAGATTCAAGCGTTCTTTAAGCGTTAA
- the ndk gene encoding nucleoside-diphosphate kinase, whose amino-acid sequence MKQRTLSIIKPDALKKKVVGKIIDRFESNGLEVIAMKRLHLSVKDAENFYAIHKERPFFKDLIEFMVSGPVVVMVLEGKDAVAKNRDLMGATDPKLAQKGTIRADFAESIDANAVHGSDSLENAHNEIAFFFAARDL is encoded by the coding sequence TTGAAACAAAGAACGCTGTCTATTATTAAGCCGGATGCACTTAAGAAAAAAGTGGTAGGCAAAATCATTGATCGCTTTGAGAGTAACGGCTTGGAAGTCATTGCGATGAAACGCTTGCATTTGAGCGTTAAAGACGCTGAAAATTTTTATGCGATCCACAAAGAGAGACCCTTTTTTAAAGATTTAATAGAATTTATGGTCAGTGGTCCGGTGGTGGTTATGGTTTTAGAGGGCAAAGATGCGGTGGCTAAAAACAGAGATCTTATGGGAGCGACTGATCCCAAACTCGCCCAAAAAGGCACTATCAGAGCGGATTTTGCTGAAAGCATTGACGCTAATGCGGTGCATGGGAGCGATAGCTTGGAAAACGCGCACAATGAAATCGCTTTCTTTTTTGCCGCTAGAGATCTTTAA
- the rpmF gene encoding 50S ribosomal protein L32 translates to MAVPDRRVSKTRAAKRRTHYSVKLAKPIKAKDGTWKLPHHINKFTKEY, encoded by the coding sequence ATGGCAGTACCTGATAGAAGAGTGAGTAAGACAAGAGCGGCAAAAAGGCGCACGCATTATAGCGTTAAGTTGGCTAAGCCCATAAAAGCTAAAGATGGCACTTGGAAGCTTCCCCACCACATTAACAAATTTACTAAAGAATACTAA
- the plsX gene encoding phosphate acyltransferase PlsX, with translation MKIVIDLMGADHGVLPIIEGVSRALENKSFSAVLVGDKDKATPFISKELASKVEMIHTQDYIKMEEAATEAIKRKESSIYLGMDILKNGADALISAGHSGATMGLATLRLGRIKGVERPAICTLMPSVGKRPSVLLDAGANTDCKPEYLIDFALMGYEYAKSVLHYDSPKVGLLSNGEEDIKGNMLVKETHKMLKAYDFFYGNVEGSDIFKGVVDVVVCDGFMGNVVLKTTEGVASAIGSIFKDEIKSSFKSKMGALMLKNAFDILKQKTDYAEYGGAPLLGVNKSVIISHGKSNARAIECAIYQAISTVESQVCLRITKAFESLKPSVSVPQSDQQDA, from the coding sequence ATGAAAATTGTAATAGACTTAATGGGGGCTGACCATGGGGTTTTACCCATTATTGAGGGAGTCTCAAGGGCTTTAGAAAATAAGAGTTTTAGTGCGGTTTTAGTGGGGGATAAAGACAAAGCGACCCCTTTTATTTCTAAAGAGTTAGCCAGCAAAGTGGAAATGATCCACACGCAAGATTACATTAAAATGGAAGAAGCCGCCACTGAGGCGATCAAGCGTAAGGAATCTTCCATTTACTTGGGTATGGATATTTTGAAAAATGGGGCTGACGCTTTGATTTCAGCGGGGCATAGTGGGGCAACTATGGGTTTAGCCACCTTGCGTTTAGGGCGTATCAAGGGGGTTGAAAGGCCTGCTATTTGCACTTTAATGCCAAGCGTTGGCAAACGCCCTAGCGTGTTATTAGACGCAGGAGCGAACACGGATTGCAAGCCTGAATATTTGATTGATTTTGCTCTTATGGGGTATGAATACGCTAAAAGCGTGCTGCATTATGATAGCCCTAAGGTGGGTCTTTTGAGTAATGGCGAAGAAGATATTAAAGGGAACATGCTCGTTAAAGAAACGCATAAAATGCTGAAAGCTTACGACTTCTTTTATGGCAATGTGGAGGGGAGCGATATTTTCAAAGGGGTTGTGGATGTGGTGGTTTGCGATGGCTTTATGGGGAATGTGGTCTTAAAGACGACAGAAGGGGTCGCTAGTGCGATAGGCTCTATTTTTAAAGATGAAATTAAAAGCTCTTTTAAATCTAAAATGGGGGCTTTGATGCTTAAGAATGCGTTTGATATTTTAAAACAAAAAACCGATTACGCTGAATATGGGGGCGCGCCGCTTTTGGGCGTGAATAAAAGCGTGATCATTAGCCATGGCAAGAGCAACGCTAGAGCGATTGAATGCGCGATTTATCAGGCTATTAGCACTGTTGAAAGTCAGGTTTGTTTGAGAATCACTAAGGCGTTTGAGAGCTTGAAGCCTAGCGTTTCTGTGCCTCAAAGTGATCAGCAAGACGCTTAA